One Alligator mississippiensis isolate rAllMis1 chromosome 12, rAllMis1, whole genome shotgun sequence DNA window includes the following coding sequences:
- the GRM2 gene encoding metabotropic glutamate receptor 2 produces MALFAASWVWLLHTAMCLANSQNPSYSTVVKKEISMEGDLVIGGLFPVHEKGRASEDCGKINEHRGIQRLEAMLFALDEINKDPTILPGVTLGAHILDTCSKDTYALEQSLDFVRASLTRADGSEHICPDGSYAIHDDVPTAITGVIGGSYSDVSIQVPLVQRGPWAWGSQGVQSPGHRH; encoded by the coding sequence ATGGCACTCTTTGCTGCCTCGTGGGTCTGGCTACTCCACACAGCCATGTGCCTTGCCAACAGCCAGAACCCCAGCTACAGCACGGTGGTCAAGAAGGAGATCAGCATGGAGGGAGACCTGGTCATAGGGGGGCTCTTTCCAGTCCACGAGAAAGGCAGGGCCAGCGAGGACTGCGGCAAGATCAATGAGCACCGGGGAATCCAGCGCCTTGAGGCCATGCTCTTTGCCCTGGATGAAATCAACAAGGACCCCACCATCCTGCCAGGGGTCACACTTGGGGCCCACATCCTGGATACCTGCTCCAAGGACACCTATGCCCTGGAGCAGTCCCTGGATTTTGTCCGTGCCTCCCTGACCAGAGCGGACGGCTCAGAGCACATTTGTCCTGATGGCTCCTATGCCATCCATGATGACGTACCGACAGCAATCACTGGGGTCATCGGGGGCTCCTACAGTGATGTCTCCATCCAGGTACCATTAGTACAGAGGGGACCTTGGGCATGGGGCAGCCAGGGGGTACAGAGCCCTGGACACCGGCACTAG